From the genome of Sphingobacterium sp. UGAL515B_05:
TTTGCTGCCGGCTATTTTACAAATGCCAAAAATGGTGTTTGTATTTTAGAGGAATTATTACCCGATGATAGCAAAGGTAAAGTCAAATACAAGATTTTGGATACCATCAATATCCAAAAACTGAAGTCCAACGAGCAGCTTAGCTTATGCAACTGCAAGCAAGGTGACAAACCAAACAGTGAAATTATAGCCATTAGCCGGGTCGATGAAAGCAAAGAATATTTCGACAAAATCGTCAAGGCATGGCGCATGGATACCAAAAGCCAGAAAATTATTCCTTTAAAAGACACAAAAGGTATAAGCTGTCTCAATGAAGGCTACGGCATCTAGAAGCGACAGGGTTTTTCAAATCAAGCCGTCAGCCTTCAACTTGTCAAACACATGCAAAACGCCAATGACCTGGATCGGTTCTTCCAGGTACTCTTGGTGTGAAAAATAACGAACGGCGCCAATCTCATTACTGGGTTCGATCTGTTCTGTTAATGGATACAAAAAACAATCTTGTTCCATGATAACCTCTGGCACAAGCCCATATGCCGGGGCTGTAACATGGCAATAATAGGATATTTTATCCGGATCCAGATTGATATTTAGCTCCTCCAAAATCTCACGACGAAGGGACTGCAGAGCTTCCTCCCCCGCATCAATCTTTCCCCCCGGCAGATACCATGCCTTTCTATTGTTGCTATACGCTAATAATAATTTATCCTCCTTAATACTCACTAAACCCGCTGTAGGCAAACATTTTGTTGTTGTCATGAAATGTATTATAAGCTATTACTGATTAAATACGCTAGATGTGAAATTACTTCTTTTACGACATTTATCAAAGCGCGACAGCTAATTTGGAGAATCCTTCATTAAAACTTTGCACAAAATCAATAGAGAGGCTAATCAATATCCCGAAACAGCATGGGCTAGTTTATCTTTGAGCACAAGCTTCCGTAGACTCTTCAAAAAAGTCTCCGCATGATGCATGGTAAAACACAGCGGCGGTAATAAACGGAGCGTATAGCGTCCTGCATATCCTGTAAAAATCTTTTCAGAAAACAGCAATTCTTTCCGCAGATGTCGAATATCGTTTTCAAACTCTACGCCAATCATCAAACCTTGCCCCCTAACTTCACTCACGCCATGAATTTTTCTTAATTCTGTCAACAAAAATTCACCTACAGCTGCGGCATTATCAATCAATTGCTCCTTTTGAATTACTTCAAGTACAGCCAGAGCCGCCGCGCAGACCGCATGACTGCCGCCAAAAGTAGTCCCCAATTGTCCTATGACCGGCTTTATTTTAGGCGAAATAATTGTCGCCGCCATCGGCAGCCCATTTGCAATCCCTTTGGCCACAGTAATTAGATCGGCTTCTATCCCAGCATGCTGATGTGCAAAGAAAAGTCCCGTGCGCCCATAACCGCATTGAATTTCATCCAAAATAAGCATAGTCCCAGTTTTCGTGCAGATTGCTCTTACTTCCTGTAAGAAACTAGGACTTGCCCGATGAATTCCCCCTACTCCTTGAATAGGTTCAATAATGACCGCACAATATTCTTCCGTTTCCAATTGTTTTTTCAAACTGGAGATCTCATTGAAAGGTGTAAAGATAAATTGTTCACTTTCATTTATTGGTGCACGAATTGACTGGATATCCGTTGCCGCAACCGCAGCTGAAGTTCTCCCATGAAACGCATTGGACATCGCCAATACTTTCCTCCTTCCCGTATGGAACGAAGCTAACTTCAGTGCATTTTCATTTGCTTCAGCTCCCGAATTACTGTAAAAAATAGCATAGGTCGGATAGCCACAGGCATTACCTAAGCGTTGGGCCAAACGATCCTGAAGATCGTTTGTAACTGCATTTGAATAAAATCCTATTTTGTTCATCTGTTGGATAGTTTGCTCAACAACATGCGGATGGCTATGCCCAACAGAAATAACGGCATGACCACCATAGAGATCTAGATAGGCCTGTTGCTGTTTATCATAGACAAAGCAACCAAGGGCTCGTTCGATCGCAATATCAACTTTCTCAAAAACGGGAAATGGTTTCATGAATGACTTAGAATTAGTAAAACTCAAAAATCCACTTAAATCCCCTTCCATTCCTAGTCCAAGATGGTTATTTATTCCTAGTCCAGCCGACACAGGCAATAAACAAAATAACTCATCTTAAATAGAATAGCGCAGCACTGCTCATGCACCATCTATCAAATGTATTTTAATCCTGCAGAACAATTGTATATTTGAACAATTACCGGATACAACAGGCTCATGCTTAGACCTTGGAATTTAACGATAGATATTGACAGATCCTCTTCAAAAGCGATTTACATCCAAATAGCGGATAACATTGCTGCTGATATTCAATCAGGTAGATTGCCGAAGGGAACGGCCTTACCGAGTAGCAGATCTCTTGCAGCCCAACTAAAATTAAACCGAAACACGGTAATTGACGCCATACAGTTGCTGTTGAGCGAAGGCTGGCTGGTTAGTCAAGCACGTAGAGGTATATTTGTAGCGGCCCAATTACCTTATGGCTCGAACCTATATGTTGCACAAAAGATCGAATTATCTGATCATCAGCCACCCACACGCATTATATTCGATGACGGTAATCCAGACAGTAAGATTGCCCCGGTAGAACAGCTCGGACGGGCCTATCGCCAAATTTTTAAACGCAGCGCACGTTGGAAAATGATGGGATACGCCGATCCCCGAGGTCATCTAGATTTTCGTGAAGAAATCGCCAATATGCTCAACATCGAACGCAACATGCACATCGATAAAAATAAGCTATGTATCAGTCGTGGAAGCCAAATGGCCATGTACCTGGTCGCTCAATGCCTATTGCAGCCCAATGATTATATTTTTGTGGAGTCTCCTGGATACCATTCAGCCTGGAAGATCTTTGAAAAAGCCCGTGCGAAATTGATTCCTATTCCCGTAGATACCAATGGTCTTATCGTTGAAGAATTGCTACCTCATTTATTGAAAAAGAGCAATATTAAGGCGCTATACCTTACCCCACATCGACAATATCCAACCACTGTCACATTAAACAAAGAACGGAGATCACAATTAATAGCATTATCCAACCAATATAACTTTACGATCATTGAGGATGATTACGACTACGAATTTCATTTTGAACAAGTTCCCTATTATCCGCTCGCTTCACAGCAGGAGCTGATCAATACAGTATACATTGGTACGCTGAGCAAAGTTGTCGCACCAGCACTCCGTATCGGTTATCTTGCAACGAGAAACGAGCAGTTGCTCCAGCAGATTACCGAACTTCGCTACATCATCGATATCCAAGGAGACAATATTATGGAGCAAGCTGTACTGGAACTCATTCAGGATGGAACAATTCGTAGACATATCCGAAAAGCAACACAGCTTTACAAAAGGAAACGTGATTTTATGATCGCCCAATTGGACAAACATCTGCAGGATCATGTGAACTACACTTCTCCACAAGGGGGATTGGCGGTTTGGCTATCTTTTAAACATCAAATCGACTGGGCATTTTTATTCCAAAAATTAAAGGAAAAATCAGTACATATACCGCATCCCGAAAACTACAGCAGAGAAAATGCTTTTGGCGGAATACGGCTAGGCTACGGATCCTTATCAGAGGAATTAATCGAAGAAGGAATAGTCATTTTGGCTGAACTTTTGGAACAGGCAAAACTCTCCACGTAATGGTTTGAAACACAAAAAGCAACTAGACTATTTTCCAATTTGGACGAACTTCTTTAGATTAAAATTTCGAAAAAACAAGCACATTCAATATTTAATTCCGCCCCATAAAGACCGATTAAAAGATTAGTATAGGCAATACGTAAAAAACAGTTAAAAATGCTGATAAACGTAATTATTTTGTCAAAAATCAATTTTTTCACTTATTAATCGCATAAATTAACCGTAGTTTTACGGCGCAAAAAACACACGAGTAATTCCTAATAGGATAGCTATATAAAGAGAGAGAATAGAGTACATTAATTTATGACTGAGAGAATACCCAGCAGGCCATATGCAGCAATAACTGGTATTGGCGGATATATTCCACCGAATAAAAGATCAAATACAGATTTAGAGCAGTTTTGCGATACATCCGATGAGTGGATTATCAAACGCACAGGTATTAAGGAGCGGAGAATTTTAGATGAAAATCTTGCCACATCAGACATGGCTGTAAAAGCTATACAAGATTTGGCAACACAATATCATAAAAATCTGAACGATGTGGATGCCTTAATTGTGGCGACTTCGACACCTGATATGCCGATGCCGGCAACAGCAAATATCATTTTAGAAAAATTAGGTCTTACCAATGTTTGGGCTTTTGATGTCAATGCTGCTTGCTCTGGATTTTTATATGCCTTAGATATGGCTTCTGCTCTCGTTGAGACTGGACGTTATAAAAATGTACTCGTAGTCGGAGCCGACAACATCAGTACTTATGTCGATTTAAAAGACCGTTCAACCAATATTCTTTTCGGTGATGGCGCTGGTGTGATATGGCTTGAGCCATCTTTAGAAGGTGGAATTATGGATGCCTATCTATGTAGCAATGGAGCGGGAAAAGAATTTTTAAAAATTGAAGCCGGCGGTTCTTTGTATCCAATCGACAGCAATCTTCCTGTTAACGACAACAGATTCCTGAAACAAGATGGTAAAACTGTATTTAAACATGCTGTGCAGTCTATGAGCGATGCCTGCAATACGGTTTTGCAACGCAACAACCTACAGATTGAAGATATCAATTGGTTAATCCCACATCAGGCTAATCAGCGCATCATTGATGCCGTTGGGCGTAGTCTTAATATACCAGAAGATAGAGCGTTAAGTAATATCGAATACCTAGGAAATACCATTGCTGCCACGATCCCACTATGTATCTGGCAAAATATTAAAAAATTAAATACCGGTGATTTAGTCATGTTAACCGCCTTTGGTGCAGGTTTCTCTTGGGGAGCCAGCATATTTAAATGGATGATTTAAGCGATCAAAAACTTTAGTCGTCATAAATTCACACTAAAATGAAACCCCAGGAATCAATGATTTCTGGGGTTTTTCTTTAATTCCCGCTACCAAAAACAGCTTCGCCATTGCGCAAGAAGAATCGAAGCTATCCTCTTTTTACAGGCAGCACTGTGAAGAAGAAAGTAACAAATAATGGGGAGTTTATAGGGAGCTTATAGGGACCTTATAGGGACCTCATTCGGATAAAAGCGTCTAAAGTCCGATTTAATTTCCAATAAAGTCCCCATAATGTTTGTATCATTTAAGAAGATTTCCTCCATCTATCCTATCTTTTAATGGCAAAAGAAAAGGGGGCTTTGCATTGCAAAGCCCCCTAACTCAAATAAGATCTACGCTTTAATAATTTAATGACAAGCCTACACCAAAGCCCATATCACTATCATAATGCGTTCTAAACGCCATATTTTTCGTGATGACATAATTTAGTCCCGCCATATATTCAAGGTCCGAGTTGACCATAAAATCACCACGGATTCTTCTAGCGATCGGAATATCTTCTCGCATCAGCTGCAATCTGACAATACCATCGTGATACACCTCCGCCTGAAAATTGACCAACATAGGTAAAGTATACATAAAACCTAGACTCAAAGCTTTGCGACTATCTTTTTTATTGGCCTGCCCAAAGATATTTTTCTCATGTTCATCCTGCCCCATACGGCGATAACGATAATCAAAACCTACAAATGGCATAAACCATTGCATCTTCCCAAAGTATCTTCCCAGGTGGGTTTCCACCTCATAGCCATGCATATCGTTATACCCTAATCGCCATTCGGAACCGAGCTGCCAACGCGCATTCTGAAACATGGCCTGACCGTCATTTCCATTGGTCGCAAAATCATTTTGTGCCATAAAATGGGTCATATTACTTTCCATTTGCAATTCCTTGTAGGCTTTGGCTTTGTCTGGAAGATTTGGATTTTTATAATCATCCACAGCAAATACGCGATTCATCCCAGCCATCATATGATACAGGATGTGGCAATGAAAAAACCAGTCACCTTCTTCATTTGCTAAGAATTCGATCGTATCCGTCTCCATTGGCATGATATCCACCACATTTTTCAATGGCGCTTTTGATCCTTTTCCATTCAACAGTCTAAAGTCAAAGCCATGCAGATGTATTGGATGACGCATCATCGAATTATTATAGATGGAAATGCGCAATACCTCGCCCTTTTTTACAGGTATCTTATCCGTTTCAGAGAGAATTTTATTGTCCATGCTCCATACATAACGGCTCATATTTCCCGTAAGCGTAAATTTAAGATCTCGTATCGGCGCTTCTTTAGGCAGTTCTGTCGCTTGAGGAGATTCCAACATCGCATAGTTTAGCGTTACAATATCGCCCAATGCATTGGCATTATAACGATTGGGATCTTCTTCCATCTTCATTTGTCCATGATCCATACCGCTATGTTTACTGTGATCTTCTTTTTTCTTTCCATCACCTGTAATTTCGGGATACATCACCACATTCATATCCATCTGATTCAGACTCATCTTCATACCCATATCATTGAGATCCCCATTCATCTTCATCATATCGTTCATCATCTTCATGCCTTCAAAATATTTAAGGCGGGGAAGTGGAGAAATCAACTGTTTGATGCCATTTCCGACAAAATAACTCGCAGATTGCGTTCGATCTTCTGTTGTTGCCATGAATTCGTAAGCTGTACCTTCATTTGGGATTGTTACAACGACATCATAAGTCTCCGATACGGCAATCATTAATCGATCGACCTCCACCGGTACCACATCATTCCCATCATTGGCAACAACGGTAATTTTGCCACCGGCATAGCGCAGCCAAAAATAAGACGAAGCACCTCCGTTGGAAATTCGTAAACGCACTTTATCTCCTGCTTTCAAAGCTTTACCATTCACCGATTTTAAATCCGTGGAATGAGCCCCGTTCATCAGGACCTTATCATAATACACATCACTGACATCCATTGCCAGCTGACGTTTCCATTCATTCGTGACTTTCGTCTTAAACTTCCCTTCTTTAATAGCTTCAACGTACGATTGTGTAGCGCCTTTTTTTATCGCGGCCCAATCGTTGGCCGTGTGTAACATCCGCTGAATGTTATTGGGATTATAATTTGTCCATTCACTCAATATGACCGGAATCGTGGGTAAATCATCAATTCCTTTGCGGAAAGTCTTATCATCTGCACGCTTGTTGAGAATAAGACTACCATACATACCGATCTGTTCCTGTAGGCCGGAATGCGAATGATACCAGTGTGTACCGTGCTGGATTATCGGAAAGCGATAGGTATAAGTCGAATTCGGCTTTATAGGTTCCTGCGTCAGGTGTGGCACTCCGTCTTCTTTGTTCGGCAGAAAAATACCATGCCAATGTAGCGACGTACTCTCCTTTAACTCATTGTGAACAACAATTTCCGCCGTATCTCCTTCAGTAAAAGTCAGGGTAGGCATCGGAATCTGTCCGTTTACAGCGATTGCCCGTTTTGATTTGCCGGCATAATTGACAATGGTATCCCGTACATAAAGGTCATGACGAACCACTTTCTGGGCCAGCACTGTCAGTTGTGTCATCAATAATAAAACAACCGTTAATATATTACTCTTTTTACGCATGTTCATTCATTTAATTGATTAGTATTCCATTTCCCATCGGCCCTACGCCATATTGATAGACCAGTCTAGCCCCGTGATGTCCTGTGATAAATAGTGTCACCGATAAACTTATCAACAAAATCAATATCAAATAGTTTATCCAGGCACCTGTATCTTTCCGCATACTAACAAAATGCAGGACTGTTGTACTACTTGCAAGCCAAAAGCTGATCCAGGCAAAACGTTGGTGGATCTCAAAAACCGCAAAGGCACCTTCATCGGCATCGCCTGAAATATGGATTGCGGTCTGAATTGCAGCAAGCGCTCCAAGTGTTCCCAATAACAACAATCCAAAAGTCAGCACAGTGAAAGGACGTCGATGTTTTTTTAACAATAAGGCACCAATATGACTAATCAACGCCATCAACAAGAGTACAATCGGAAAATGCACCAATAGCGGATGTAAACCGGGCAGTCCTTCGAATAAGCTTTTCATTGTTTTATTGTATTGTTTCTACGATAGATCCACAGGTGGGCATTGATTGACCTAGATAAGGATTTTCAATTTTCTTTTGTGTGCTCAACCAATTGGCTCCTTTTCCATCACGATACATAGGACAGTGTTGATAATAGACCGTAACTTCAGGTTTGACAGATTTCATCAACACATACATATTTTTGGAAAGGGTCACAAAGTGCTCCCGCTGATGTTCATTTTCCTTAATTCCAGCGATATGTTCTGTATCGAAAGCCAATTTTCGTTGATATTCCTTCCAAAGCTTTCCTTGAACAGCATCCAATTGTTCGCTATTAACTTTTTCAATGGCGGCCTGGATTCCTTTCGCAGTTGCCTGTGCAGCCGCTCCATTATCCTTAACCAATGCATCTTTCAGTTCGAAATAGGCACTGTATAAGCCTGCAAAAGGATTGCTAGCTGTTTTTAGATTAACTTTCTCAGTGGATGATTCTATTTTTGCAGCCGTATTACTTACGCCGGCCGCCTCTTCTTTAGTCAAAGCGGTATCGCCTTTACCATTGTCTACAGCAATCGTCGCGGTATCCTCGGCAACAGCGACCATATGATCTGCATGTGTATTTTTCGATCTTGAATTGTTGCATGCAACGAATATCAAAGCTGTCGCCACAATTGGCATAAACTTTTTCATAATATAAGTGTATTTAGAGGTTTAAATTTTTAATGTAATTTCGATAGTTTGCTTCGTTTTCAAAATAGGAAACTTCACCCTGATCACCGGTAATTGCGATGGAAGCCGTCGCCTTATCCACTTCTTTTTTTGAAAAAGGATCAATGGCTACACGTACCGCAGCTTCTTGGGGTATACGCTTTTTACACATTTCACAGCAGCCATAATAATCCTTCCCCTCGTGTCTGACCAGCAATTGTTTTTTCCCCATAAAAGCATCATTCACCATACAAACTTGTGCTGTAGGCACAAGATCGCCTACCTTGTATTGAACGGACTGTACGGGCAAATTGATAGCAGGATCAGTCGAAACTATTCGATCTTCAGCTTGGGCATTCGTTTGTGAACCACCACAGGCCGTTAAAGACAACACAACAACCGATAGGATAGCTAGGAAATAATTCATAACGCAGCCGATTAGTTTAACGTTTCTACTGTACTTCCACAACTGATCATTTGTGCACCAAAGAATGGGTTTTTCACGGCATTCTCCTTACTTAACCAATGCGCTCCCTTGCCTTCATTAAACATGGGGCAATGCTGATAATAAATAGGCCCATCCACTTTACTCACCTTCAGAAGCTCATACAACGTATTTGAAAGAGATGCAAAAGCCACACGTTGCCTAGCCACATCTTTATTTTTAGTTATACCTGCCGCATCAGTTGCCAGCTTACCCATAACCTTCATCCATACCGTGTGTTCATCATGGCTAAGTTTATTCATATCGACAGCTTTGATTGCTGCTTGAAATGCCTCTGCCTGAGCTGCAGCTGCCACCGCATCTGTCTTCACCAAAGCATCCTTTAGCGCAAAATAAGGATTTGTCAACAGCGCAAACGCGGTCTTTTCATCGGCTGATTTTGTATTCGCCGAAGGTTGAATTATTGTATGTACGCCCTGGCTATGATTCGTATGATCGACCTGATGTTCAGTACCATTTTTTAATGCGGGTTTTAAGATTCGTTCATATTGTTCAGCTTTTGCCAATTGAATATAAGCATCATCTGGAGCCAGAAATTTTTCATTGTCGAACCCCGCCAATGCAATACGCTTAAGGACTTCATCCGCGCTTGTTTTTGAAGAGTCGTAGGTAACAACCGCTAGCTTGGTTGTCTGATTCCAGTCAACTTTAGCAAATTGTCCGTCCTTACCTTCTTTTTCAATGATCGTTTTAACAGCCGGTGTATTTCCAAAAACCTTTACAGTCGCTGTCTTTGCATTTTTAATTTGTGCATGTGTATGTTGGGTGGATAGTAATACTGGGATTACCAAACCAAGTAATGAAATTAATCTCATGATTATGATATGTAGTATATAAAAGAATACTGACGAAAAACCCTTCTACAGCGATTTACTGTATCTGCGTATTGAATCCGATAGATTCAAAGGGATTTTCATAAGCTAAATAAACGGGGTTTTGGATAGAGAAACCGATCCAAAAAGACATAGCATGGGCTATCAGTCTAACTTTAAGCGATCTGAGGAGGTTGCCAAATGGAAAAATAGGCATCTGCGCAATAAGGTTGTTTATAACGCGCATAAGCGTTTAATGCATCAGCATGCAAGGGTAAAATAAGCTGAGCTTCGATTACTGAAACAATAGGATTACATTGCAGGGAGGTACGACATGATTTTTCGCTACAATGTTTACCACAGTCATCCCCATGGTGATCTGATTTTGACAATTCAGCTCTTTCATCTTTACAACAATCTTCTGTTCCGACGTCTTTTACATGTTGTCTTTCATCAAGACAACATGATTTTTCTTCCTGTTTTGGCTTTTCGGACGATTCGTGGCAGGCAAATAACCTATGGGGTGCTAAAAAAAGCCCCAGCATACAGATTATAAATACGATATTGCGTTTTGCCCACATAACGGATTAAATTTGATAAGTAGAGATGTGCTACTTTGGAGGTAAATTTCGGTAGAATTTACGATTGTACAATTGTAATATTTCCTATTTTGTTTATAATATTTTGATTTGCTGTATTTCCGATTCTCGGCCTGACCACATAAAAACTATTTTTCGAGTCCTTTGATCCAGTTAAGCATCAACAGACAGCCCGGTGCATACACTCCTCCATGATCAAAACCCTGCAGTTGGTACAACGAGGTTTTGGTATGTCCAACCTGTTTTAAGATCGCCGCCAAATGTGCGTTTTCCTC
Proteins encoded in this window:
- a CDS encoding NUDIX domain-containing protein, whose amino-acid sequence is MTTTKCLPTAGLVSIKEDKLLLAYSNNRKAWYLPGGKIDAGEEALQSLRREILEELNINLDPDKISYYCHVTAPAYGLVPEVIMEQDCFLYPLTEQIEPSNEIGAVRYFSHQEYLEEPIQVIGVLHVFDKLKADGLI
- a CDS encoding aspartate aminotransferase family protein translates to MKPFPVFEKVDIAIERALGCFVYDKQQQAYLDLYGGHAVISVGHSHPHVVEQTIQQMNKIGFYSNAVTNDLQDRLAQRLGNACGYPTYAIFYSNSGAEANENALKLASFHTGRRKVLAMSNAFHGRTSAAVAATDIQSIRAPINESEQFIFTPFNEISSLKKQLETEEYCAVIIEPIQGVGGIHRASPSFLQEVRAICTKTGTMLILDEIQCGYGRTGLFFAHQHAGIEADLITVAKGIANGLPMAATIISPKIKPVIGQLGTTFGGSHAVCAAALAVLEVIQKEQLIDNAAAVGEFLLTELRKIHGVSEVRGQGLMIGVEFENDIRHLRKELLFSEKIFTGYAGRYTLRLLPPLCFTMHHAETFLKSLRKLVLKDKLAHAVSGY
- a CDS encoding PLP-dependent aminotransferase family protein, which produces MLRPWNLTIDIDRSSSKAIYIQIADNIAADIQSGRLPKGTALPSSRSLAAQLKLNRNTVIDAIQLLLSEGWLVSQARRGIFVAAQLPYGSNLYVAQKIELSDHQPPTRIIFDDGNPDSKIAPVEQLGRAYRQIFKRSARWKMMGYADPRGHLDFREEIANMLNIERNMHIDKNKLCISRGSQMAMYLVAQCLLQPNDYIFVESPGYHSAWKIFEKARAKLIPIPVDTNGLIVEELLPHLLKKSNIKALYLTPHRQYPTTVTLNKERRSQLIALSNQYNFTIIEDDYDYEFHFEQVPYYPLASQQELINTVYIGTLSKVVAPALRIGYLATRNEQLLQQITELRYIIDIQGDNIMEQAVLELIQDGTIRRHIRKATQLYKRKRDFMIAQLDKHLQDHVNYTSPQGGLAVWLSFKHQIDWAFLFQKLKEKSVHIPHPENYSRENAFGGIRLGYGSLSEELIEEGIVILAELLEQAKLST
- a CDS encoding beta-ketoacyl-ACP synthase III, with the translated sequence MTERIPSRPYAAITGIGGYIPPNKRSNTDLEQFCDTSDEWIIKRTGIKERRILDENLATSDMAVKAIQDLATQYHKNLNDVDALIVATSTPDMPMPATANIILEKLGLTNVWAFDVNAACSGFLYALDMASALVETGRYKNVLVVGADNISTYVDLKDRSTNILFGDGAGVIWLEPSLEGGIMDAYLCSNGAGKEFLKIEAGGSLYPIDSNLPVNDNRFLKQDGKTVFKHAVQSMSDACNTVLQRNNLQIEDINWLIPHQANQRIIDAVGRSLNIPEDRALSNIEYLGNTIAATIPLCIWQNIKKLNTGDLVMLTAFGAGFSWGASIFKWMI
- a CDS encoding multicopper oxidase family protein; the protein is MRKKSNILTVVLLLMTQLTVLAQKVVRHDLYVRDTIVNYAGKSKRAIAVNGQIPMPTLTFTEGDTAEIVVHNELKESTSLHWHGIFLPNKEDGVPHLTQEPIKPNSTYTYRFPIIQHGTHWYHSHSGLQEQIGMYGSLILNKRADDKTFRKGIDDLPTIPVILSEWTNYNPNNIQRMLHTANDWAAIKKGATQSYVEAIKEGKFKTKVTNEWKRQLAMDVSDVYYDKVLMNGAHSTDLKSVNGKALKAGDKVRLRISNGGASSYFWLRYAGGKITVVANDGNDVVPVEVDRLMIAVSETYDVVVTIPNEGTAYEFMATTEDRTQSASYFVGNGIKQLISPLPRLKYFEGMKMMNDMMKMNGDLNDMGMKMSLNQMDMNVVMYPEITGDGKKKEDHSKHSGMDHGQMKMEEDPNRYNANALGDIVTLNYAMLESPQATELPKEAPIRDLKFTLTGNMSRYVWSMDNKILSETDKIPVKKGEVLRISIYNNSMMRHPIHLHGFDFRLLNGKGSKAPLKNVVDIMPMETDTIEFLANEEGDWFFHCHILYHMMAGMNRVFAVDDYKNPNLPDKAKAYKELQMESNMTHFMAQNDFATNGNDGQAMFQNARWQLGSEWRLGYNDMHGYEVETHLGRYFGKMQWFMPFVGFDYRYRRMGQDEHEKNIFGQANKKDSRKALSLGFMYTLPMLVNFQAEVYHDGIVRLQLMREDIPIARRIRGDFMVNSDLEYMAGLNYVITKNMAFRTHYDSDMGFGVGLSLNY
- a CDS encoding DUF2231 domain-containing protein codes for the protein MKSLFEGLPGLHPLLVHFPIVLLLMALISHIGALLLKKHRRPFTVLTFGLLLLGTLGALAAIQTAIHISGDADEGAFAVFEIHQRFAWISFWLASSTTVLHFVSMRKDTGAWINYLILILLISLSVTLFITGHHGARLVYQYGVGPMGNGILIN
- a CDS encoding DUF3347 domain-containing protein, with amino-acid sequence MKKFMPIVATALIFVACNNSRSKNTHADHMVAVAEDTATIAVDNGKGDTALTKEEAAGVSNTAAKIESSTEKVNLKTASNPFAGLYSAYFELKDALVKDNGAAAQATAKGIQAAIEKVNSEQLDAVQGKLWKEYQRKLAFDTEHIAGIKENEHQREHFVTLSKNMYVLMKSVKPEVTVYYQHCPMYRDGKGANWLSTQKKIENPYLGQSMPTCGSIVETIQ
- a CDS encoding DUF3347 domain-containing protein, which encodes MRLISLLGLVIPVLLSTQHTHAQIKNAKTATVKVFGNTPAVKTIIEKEGKDGQFAKVDWNQTTKLAVVTYDSSKTSADEVLKRIALAGFDNEKFLAPDDAYIQLAKAEQYERILKPALKNGTEHQVDHTNHSQGVHTIIQPSANTKSADEKTAFALLTNPYFALKDALVKTDAVAAAAQAEAFQAAIKAVDMNKLSHDEHTVWMKVMGKLATDAAGITKNKDVARQRVAFASLSNTLYELLKVSKVDGPIYYQHCPMFNEGKGAHWLSKENAVKNPFFGAQMISCGSTVETLN